A stretch of Synechococcus sp. WH 8020 DNA encodes these proteins:
- the secD gene encoding protein translocase subunit SecD — translation MARQQGWFALILALAIAAGSVLTSFPLQLGLDLRGGSQLTLEVQPSAEITKVKAEQLEAVKAVLDRRVNGLGVAESTLQTVGDNQLVLQLPGVTDPSRAARVLGSTALLEFRAQKPGSEEELRGLIQLRAQLRSLLALNASKDASDPADQEDGPTPEQLAKAQKELGLDGTANSEQEQLEQLLARANEEIVDRFEPAALTGKDLVTAGRQQQQNGSSWEVTLTFNREGGDKFAELTRSIAGTGRLLGIVLDGRPISEAGVGEQFKAAGITGGSAVITGNFSAEEARDLEVQLRGGSLPLPVEILEVRTIGPSLGAENVRRSLIAALAGLVLVALFMLLVYRLAGVVAVLALSLYALFNMAAYALIPVTLTLPGTAGFILSIGMAVDANVLIFERIKDELRRGNTLIRSIETGFSQAFSSIVDGHITTLISCAALFFLGTGLVKGFAATLGIGVLLSLFTALTCTRTLLRFLMSYQSLRRPTNFLPAGQLPSSAA, via the coding sequence CCCTCATCCTCGCTCTGGCCATCGCAGCTGGATCCGTTCTCACAAGCTTCCCTCTTCAGTTGGGTCTCGATCTCCGTGGAGGTAGCCAGCTCACGCTGGAAGTGCAGCCATCGGCTGAGATCACCAAAGTGAAAGCCGAACAGCTGGAAGCCGTCAAAGCCGTCCTGGATCGTCGCGTCAATGGCTTAGGTGTCGCCGAATCAACCCTCCAGACCGTTGGCGATAACCAACTCGTTTTGCAGCTTCCAGGCGTCACCGATCCATCTAGAGCAGCTCGCGTGTTGGGAAGCACAGCGTTGTTGGAGTTTCGGGCACAGAAGCCTGGTTCAGAGGAGGAGCTACGCGGCTTAATTCAACTCAGGGCCCAGCTGAGAAGCTTGCTGGCACTGAACGCCAGCAAGGACGCATCAGATCCAGCCGATCAAGAGGATGGCCCCACCCCTGAGCAGTTAGCCAAGGCTCAAAAAGAGTTGGGTCTTGATGGCACGGCGAACTCTGAGCAAGAGCAGTTGGAACAGCTCCTAGCTCGCGCCAACGAAGAAATTGTGGATCGGTTCGAGCCCGCGGCGCTCACCGGTAAGGATCTCGTGACCGCAGGGCGCCAACAGCAGCAAAACGGCAGCAGCTGGGAAGTCACACTCACCTTCAACCGAGAGGGGGGGGACAAATTTGCAGAACTCACCCGTTCGATCGCAGGCACCGGGCGTCTCCTTGGCATCGTGCTGGATGGCCGGCCCATTAGTGAAGCCGGCGTGGGCGAGCAATTCAAAGCCGCTGGTATTACCGGTGGTTCTGCTGTGATCACAGGCAATTTCAGCGCTGAGGAAGCCCGGGACCTCGAGGTGCAACTGCGTGGTGGCTCTCTGCCCCTTCCCGTGGAAATTCTTGAGGTGCGCACGATTGGCCCCAGTTTGGGTGCTGAAAATGTGCGTCGCAGCCTGATCGCCGCACTTGCGGGCTTGGTGTTGGTGGCCCTTTTCATGCTGCTCGTCTATCGACTTGCAGGCGTGGTGGCTGTGCTGGCCCTCAGCCTTTATGCCCTGTTCAACATGGCGGCCTACGCGCTGATACCGGTCACCCTCACCCTGCCTGGGACGGCTGGGTTCATCCTCAGTATCGGTATGGCCGTGGATGCCAACGTGTTGATCTTTGAGCGGATCAAAGACGAATTGCGTCGCGGCAACACCTTGATCCGCTCGATCGAAACGGGGTTCTCTCAAGCCTTTTCTTCGATCGTTGATGGTCACATCACCACCCTGATTAGTTGCGCTGCGTTGTTCTTCCTCGGAACGGGTTTGGTGAAAGGTTTTGCAGCAACGCTAGGAATCGGTGTTCTGCTCAGCTTGTTCACGGCACTGACCTGCACGCGCACGCTCTTGCGTTTCTTGATGAGTTATCAATCGCTGCGTCGCCCAACCAATTTTCTGCCCGCAGGGCAGCTGCCTTCCTCCGCTGCTTGA